A genomic window from Cricetulus griseus strain 17A/GY chromosome 4, alternate assembly CriGri-PICRH-1.0, whole genome shotgun sequence includes:
- the Ubl3 gene encoding ubiquitin-like protein 3, with protein sequence MSSHVPADMINLRLILVSGKTKEFLFSPNDSASDIAKHVYDNWPMDWEEEQVSSPNILRLIYQGRFLHGNVTLGALKLPFGKTTVMHLVARETLPEPNSQGQRNREKTGESNCCVIL encoded by the exons ATTAATTTGCGCCTCATCTTGGTGAGTGGAAAGACGAAGGAGTTCCTCTTCTCCCCGAATGACTCTGCCTCCGACATTGCAAAGCACGTGTATGACAACTGGCCCATGG ACTGGGAAGAAGAACAGGTGAGCAGCCCAAACATCCTGCGACTCATTTATCAAGGCAGATTTCTACATGGAAACGTCACATTAGGAG CATTAAAACTTCCTTTTGGCAAAACAACAGTGATGCATTTGGTGGCCAGAGAGACCCTGCCAGAGCCCAACTCACAAG GTCAGAGGAATCGGGAGAAGACTGGTGAGAGCAACTGCTGCGTGATCCTGTGA